ACAGGTGTGTGGATGAAGTACATTCCTAGGACTACCGTAAAAGAATTCTCGAATACGTGCCTCTCTACCTTCCAACCTAAATTTGTTACTTCTTTCAActacctaattataaaataatatcataattttattttaatacatactaaaatcatttttattagttcataatgttcatatataataatatgaaaagtttaattaaattaaataaatttaatacagttaatgataaattaaattttataaaatggtaatcattaaactaaattagttttgatctttaacatagtaatattaatgtaggtattaaaagtatgatttaattattagattatttatgaGTCAATAAggaactttttataatttgatttgataagttttaattatacaatatagaatTAGTGTTGCATATTTGTATACTGTATgttcaaaaactttaaaaatattttaattactgtatacatattttaatacctacatagAGCAATAACATTGCTGCCCAACAAAACTTAGGCATATAAAAGAGATCTACGTGTCACGGgaagtacaaatattaaatgcatGAACCTTATTGAcactatatttacaaaaattaataggtattattatttttttttattgtgtgtcACAAAGTATGAATATGTGTATGTgtcacaaatttttaatagtgtgTCGCCACAATACAAAGGTTGAGAAACACTGGTATAGATAGTCGCAATCAACCgataagtacctaataatttcattgattTTACTTACTCCACCACTTTTTGGTAAAAGTACAACTTTGACAAATGTTGGCATATCTCTTACTAGTTCATTATATAATCGTTCTTGATCTAGCACAAGAATAACTTCAACTTCAAAAGCAAGTGCAATATGAGTCAAATGCTGGTAACCTTTGCCTTTTACCCAACCACatgtgttaattattaatccaGAACAGTTaactgcaaaaataaaatataatacataaattaaaaatatattctatatttactaTCACAagagtattaaatatagaaagaaagagaaaaaaaacattaaaaattttaaaaattatttatcaactaaaattagtaattactatttaatattttaatctatagttgacaaaatctattaattttttaagtgcaatacattcaatacaattataatgaaatacaaaacaattataaataaaactttaaggAAATCTCtaaattgatatttgaaaACCCACTAATTTTAagcaagtattaaataaaaaaagattaaaataaaatagcgtaacaaaaaataattaataaaaatatactagagTATTGATTTTtgctaatatgaaaaatacaataaattattattcagttattGAATATGCCAAATGAATcagctatataattttaattgattgtatttataaagacAAAGTAACAttgttaatttctttttaaatttataaatcataaaaatcaataataagtcAAATTGTATATGTGCTATTCTATTCTTGatgcttattagttattaattattattatccttcaattataattataaattagctaatatcatgaaaaaaaaaatttaataaaaactataccctttactTAGTATATATTCACAAAATGCAGTGTGGTGTTGAATTCATTTTGTAAGTAATATTGAGGAATTACAATTAAGCCAATATTCGATAAATTCCATACCAAACtcatatctttttaaaatattctttctaACTACATACAATGAatgtaaatgaaataaatataacatttaaaaattcaaataatttataatagataaaaattacttcTAGGATTATCCTCCATTCGTTGATGAATAACTTCTGCCATACGAGATACTAAAGTGTTGTATAGCGTTGAATTAATACTCATGTTTGTATGTCCATAATGATAAACTAGTGGAGCTGCTTGGGAGAAACTTTCTTCTACTTCAGCTGGCCTTTCAACCATGACTGCtcctacaaattattattcacattaGAACTAATGCCaactttaatgaaattaaaatcaataccaaCCAATTGTTCCTGGAACTGATATTTGTCCCTGACCTGGGTCCAAGTCTACATAGATGGGTCTACGGCCAAGAGAATTCATCCGTGCACTATAGTTTAGTAGTATTCTACAGAGAGTAGATTTACCCACATCAGTCGGTCCAACTACCATTGTAACAGGACCTCTAACCTTTTCTTTTTCTGATTTTACTCGTAGTTGTTCTAATGACGCAtggcaatttaaataaaacatctaAAAGATAAATCATGCTTAAAATTTGTACACAATTaccaatagataataattcagacattcataactataataataattaattatttgatttaactcTAGCAAActcttttattagtttatcaattaaattgtattcatccAATTGATtagtactaaaatatattagttatttttattttcaaagattattttaaggtttaaacttttaaaggaagctaaaaataaatagctaaaatcaattatttaacaaccaaatattgaattatagacttctgtttataaatatataatattttatattattttagacatttAGATATGCGTTTTAAACTATAAGAATTTatccaaaaaatttttttattttatcttacagcaatccttttatattatttaattcgtgaacactaaaaacatttgaatacgttttttttatattgaagaatttaaagtttaaaaaattcctTTAAGAATAAGTATACGATTTGTTTACTTTGACTGACCTAGGTgtaacataacaaatttacattaaGCACAACCAATCAAGTATTagcttttattgaaattaattgatCTTTCACgcatacaaaattttaaaaaaattaaacaaatacagataatgaaatacttaatgaaatttaaagaaaCTCTACtaggttttaatattaaattaaaaagttaatttataaacatacataaacatcatattatataatataaaaataaataataaataacaaaaataagaaagtatattatataaatgtaattttattattattattaccattggtGTCTCTTTAGATATATAACTAATTCCTTTTTTTCCTCGTAACTTTAATGAACATCCTTGCCATGTGAACACCGCAATTTTTGctccaaaataaaatgtatacgattTACCTTTTACTAATTCTGTTCCAAAAATTTCAGCTAGCCCagttttcaactaaaaaaattaaaaaaatcaccatatattatttacctaagtaaaacaaataacagagtatattttagtgtttctacattttttgttacattttagacatgtttaatatattatgcataaatgATTCAGGATTTTCACACTTggtgtaaaaatcaaaaatatttaaaacaaatatatttctcaattattattaactacatattctatttaaattttaaaattcatattattttttaaaaatacaattaataacaaaatatgttaggtatttaacaataatatgattattttaaaacttttttagttaCTATAAATCCTTTTATTtggataattatcaaaatattatatcactttatataataattcacataaatataatataatacaataccatactaccataatatacaatatattaaaatttaaaattaatatatataaagttgtgaacatttttatttatactactacCTCACATTAAAATCAGGTATCGGTACCAAGTGTTATTATTGACAATGAATAGCCTTATTAATCAGTAAatactacatttatatttaaaactaaaggtGGTACTTACTTCTAATACAACTGTTTCGTTTTTGTTTTCGACTTCAAATCGAAGTTCATTGTCAGGTTCCAATTGGAACTCCTGATCTTCAATTTGAACCTCTACGCTCTCTGAcatgattaaaatgtatgtttattcaatatttatacaaagcaCTGAAAACACACCgagaaaaatttaagtataataagaaaataaacaacTCGATATGGTCTAATCGGAATATTCTTCTGAATggaaacaatatacaatatgttatattattaaaacaattgttgtcatctaacaaaaattgattcattatttatttcaaaaatagacTTACAGTTAATGCGatcataacataaaataatttgagatTTAACTATCGTATGCACTCTGAAGATAGCGTAAAacgaataaattgaaaaactttatttgtcatcaaaattcaaagtttaaaCAGAAGTTGAAAAGCATGTACAACTTACTATTGTACTTCTATcactatcaataaatattaaacttgttatcacttatcaattattaacgtCAAGCgtgttttatttacttaccgACATAGA
This sequence is a window from Rhopalosiphum maidis isolate BTI-1 chromosome 1, ASM367621v3, whole genome shotgun sequence. Protein-coding genes within it:
- the LOC113548048 gene encoding protein CLP1 homolog gives rise to the protein MSESVEVQIEDQEFQLEPDNELRFEVENKNETVVLELKTGLAEIFGTELVKGKSYTFYFGAKIAVFTWQGCSLKLRGKKGISYISKETPMMFYLNCHASLEQLRVKSEKEKVRGPVTMVVGPTDVGKSTLCRILLNYSARMNSLGRRPIYVDLDPGQGQISVPGTIGAVMVERPAEVEESFSQAAPLVYHYGHTNMSINSTLYNTLVSRMAEVIHQRMEDNPRINCSGLIINTCGWVKGKGYQHLTHIALAFEVEVILVLDQERLYNELVRDMPTFVKVVLLPKSGGVVERSNKFRLEGREARIREFFYGSPRNVLHPHTCEVRFSDIKVYRIGAPPIPNTLMPLDMQKTDLETKLEPVTPGPNMMHHILALSFSTTVEEDVVRTSVAGFVCVTNVDTSRQMLTLLSPQPKPLPETIYLMSDVQFMDNNA